A stretch of DNA from Plasmodium berghei ANKA genome assembly, chromosome: 11:
caaaatatcaaataataatcatgGTATTTAAAAGggtatattttaaaaatagttaCAAATTATCATATCGTTTACAAAAAGGCGAAAGATAAGCCCCATATAAATGCCAAAATAggtttaaaaataaattaataaatatatatatatatatacatacgagtatatataaatacttCAAATAATGTTATCTAGACGATTAATCACTAATTAAtcgataatatttttttttttttttaaatataatatattattccaATTTTGAAATTTACAAATGTAGATATATAGGTAGGCGTATTAGTAGCAATTTTCGCTTAGTTGTTTAaagatttttttaattttaccctcataatatatattattatttgtattttttttttttggagaGGGGGGGTTGTTTCTATAtataaggaaaaaataaaacataaaaaaaaacaatagtgaaaaaataaaaccaTATACGtaaatgaattaataatatgaaaataattatttttatgcatatacaaatttttttctttatgcAACAAGtgtatagaaaaaaatataagtatatatacatttccCTATTTAATGTAGTACAGggtatttatatatatatatacatattatggATATACGTGTAGGTCTGAATGTACTCATAAAATGCTTGTGCAGtagagaaaaatatttaaaaatatgaaaattgGTATTTGGCATTTCCAcagttatttattttaattttttgtatatgtaatatattattttttttatatataacatgtttaatttatatgcatacaattttttttgatgtGAAAAGGgaattttttgtaaaatattcagtgtttttcaaaatttatttatttactttttGGGGGTAGTTAGAAATTACTTTAATACGtcttaataataattaaaataattttctcaTACTTTTTACttcataaataattatatacatataaatattataggaataatagaaatataaCCACAAAGCTATATAagataattaaaaatggcTGACGTAGCAAGTAATGATAAATactttaaaaatgaaaaaaaattataaaaatctACATACATAATCTGTATATTGCAtgtgatatatatatatattattcgtatatttatttatataattatttatgtatgtatatatatacgttTTTTCTCCCACACCTTCTATTAATGTATGTGTATGtaattttgtatatgtAAAGGCCTGCAgtagtttattttttagttcTATATGTAGCGCTTTCTTATATAATCTCGAAAAAAAGCAATAACGCGCtgaaaatgttttaaatcGAGACAACAAACATTCcatatatccatatatacacgtgtgatatatatataatatatatatttcaaatataGTATATACACACGAATATGCTGCTTCTATTTCTAAACTTTATAcgctttatttatttgatgcTTGACGAAACATGCATGCGTTTCTTCATATACACACTTTCCaaagaataatataaaaaatatttttgtgcatataatatccacattgttttattttataactGAATTATATACTTACAAAATACatgatatttattaacTTTTAATGAAGCATGAATATTATCTTATgctttatatttatcatttattataagttatatataatggaATATTTACACTAATTATCTATTCATTGcaacttatttatttttatttttcagaGGGTAAATCTAGCGAAAACTTAAACagaaatgaaaaacaaaatgatgTGAGacaaatgaatattttggCAGCTAAAGCTGTAGCTGATGTAACACGAACAAGTTTAGGACCAAAAGGAATGGATAAAATggttattatatatgcacattaacatagaaatataaatgtatttatattgtttttttaatttaaattaattaacttttcatattttttgcaaatattcctataatttttgatatttaaaaatatttttttagattGAAGATGGAAAAGGAGGTGTTATAATCACAAATGATGGAGCAACTATTTTGAAAGAAATGGCAGTCGCTCATCCAACAGCAAAAATGATAGTTGAACTGAGTAAAGCACAAGATGTAGAAGCAGGTGATGGTACTACTTCTGTTGTTGTTATGTGTGGGTCACTTTTAAGCGTATGCAAAAACTTAttggataaaaatattcattgtCAAAAAATATCAGAAAGTTTTTTTGAAGCATCAGTAAAAAGTTTAGAAATATTAAGAGAAATGTCTATTCCAATTgatttaaatgataaaaacaTGTTAATACAAAATGCTATAACATCATTAAATTCGAAAGTCGTTTCCCATAACTCCTCATTATTAGCACCAATAGCTGTAGatgttatattaaaaattactgatataaataatgataaaaatgtcgatttgaataatataagaattgtaaaaaaattaggTGGAACTATTGAAGATACTGAAATAGTAGATGGGTTAATATTTAcaagtaataaaatatgtaaaaaagcatatggaataaaaaatttgtcTCAAGCTAAAATAGGTTTAATTCAATTTTGCCTATCTTTACCAAAAACAGATATGGATAACACTGTTGTAGTAAAAGATTATAACAGTATGGATAGATTATTAAGAGAAGAAAGAGTAATAATAGCTAAAatggtaaaaaaaatagctagCACAGGttgtaatttattattaatacaaaaaagtatattacGAGATGCAGTCAATGATTTAGCATTAGATTTTTTAGCTAAAGCAAAAATTATGGTTATTAAAGATATCGAAAGAGAAGATATTGaatttatatcaaaaaCATGTAATTGCGTTCCTGTAGCTAGTTTGGATTATTTTACTCCAGATAAATTAGGGTATGCAGAAAATGTTGTTACAGAATCAGTAGGTTATGGTGaaattgttaaaattaCAGGTGTAGaatcaaaaaatactaTATCAGTTTTAGTAAGAGCATCTAATAACATGATGCTAGATGAAGCAGAAAGGTCGTTGCATGATGCATTATGTGTTGTTAGAAGTTTAGTTAAAGAAAGAGCTATATTACCTGGTGGAGCTGCACCAGAAATGGAATTATctcaaaaattatatcaatGGGCAAATACATTAAAAGGATCAAAACAGATATGTGTTAAAGCGTTTTCAGATGCTTTAGAATTAATACCTTATACCTTAGCTGAGAATGCAGGATTATCACCATTACACATTGTAACAGAATTAAGAAATAAACATGCTGAAGGCCATAAATATTACGGAATTAATATAAGAACTGGTACTATATCAAATATGATTGATGAAAATGTTATACAACCATTATTAGTAACATCGACAGCAATTAAATTGGCAACAGAAACAGTTATGATGATTTTAAAGATTGACGATACGGTTGTATgtagataaaaaataaatattctcAATTGCCCCCCCATGTTATGCTAGTGTGTCAATATAGGGATATACGTAATTATAGGTACTTATACAATTGTAGTTATTTgctcttttattttttccccttaattcatatatgcatttacaaaaaatttaatgagATCAATAACAATAGTCGAGCACATGCCCATGAGAGAATTCCTCATCTCTCCTTCATAAGCATGCATATACACATGCATATATcgcatatatacatacgtGTGTACTTTTCTGCGTACATTTATTCTTTTCCCCTATCTTAtttccatatatttatggAGATTAATATGCGTATGTcctaataataattgtgAACTTACGAATAACATTTTTCCCGTccacataatatattttttataacttaTATAAacttaattaaaaaaaataaatacattttttacctatttaattttttttattggcGATggttattataaaatatattaatatagcTATTTAATTACATGTATAATGTGAAAATATGATCATATAGGGATATTAAactatttaataaaattctattataataattatagggtcataaattttaattaatccAGTATAGtaatagtaaaaataaaaaatataatgaaatattaacatTAGAAATAGCCTATATGTTATTAGTTTTAatgatttattaattcCCCCCAGCCtgtataaattatatatacatccCTTATAACTctctttaaaaaaaatggaaactAATTATGTTctcttattatattaatgaagTATGGTAAATATAATCAAAGAATATTTACAACAATTAAATAGCATTAGAATCATATATGTGAAATGAGTACACATAAggatattttattagtGCACATTATTGGCactaataattataaaaaatggcaATAAAAACAACgggaaaatattataaactATGTATCTAAAACacactattattatatatccaGATTGTTtcgtttatatatttatgaatttttttaattaaaatttatttgtatttatttaactCTAAATTTATAACTAAATCAACTTGGTAAACATCTATAAATTCAAGAATATAGAAAACTATATAagtatttattcatttttttttctttttcgtATCTTTTCTTTTGGCACCctgtttttaaatatattcttcatataaaaatattcttaaaaatggaaaacataaaattaggtaatttatgtatttttttataagtatATGCTTCGCAATATAAACACACTTTTATTCTTAACCCTGGATAACTCAAAGATTTAttctaatatattatttatagaatataatatattattattgcgaggttattaaattaatataatatattgtagaaaatttatatacgtaaattatttttcgtGGTTGATTTTTATGCAGGATTTTTGGGGTTAGGACAAATGGGATTAGCATTAGCAAATGGGATATCTAATTccaatataattaaaaaggaaaatatttattattactctccatcaaaaaaaaataccgATTTTGTTTACATGAATTCAAATGCAGAGGTATCataaattcatttatttaataaattacaaaaatatgataaaattggaaaataaaacatatttatgtgtttttttttcaaattagGTTGCCAAAAAATGtgatataattatatgtgCAGTTAAACCAGACATGGCTAGTTATGTTTTAAGTGATATTAAGGTATTTCCGTTATGCTTACAAagtttgaaaatatttatacgTGAAAATGTATTGGTTTGAACACACCGTTACATACACTTGTTACAAAACTTATAATACCAccttaatttattaattttattttttttatctgtTGTTTACATGGAAAGACCTATTTAGCATCAAAGTTGCTGATATCCATTTGTGGAGGATTAAAAATCAAAAGTTTGGAACAggtatgaaaaaaaagcatGGTGATTATGTTAAGTGTGTGAATTAtaagttttttattatctgtAAAATTTTCAGCATTTTCTTGATACATTTGTAAATTGTGTACATATTTAACATGTACAGGTGGTTGGAAATGATGCTAAAATCGTGTGGGTTATGCCTAATACCCCATGTTTAGTTGGAGAAGGgacatttatttattgctctaataaaaatgtggatgctcaaaataaaaaatatgtgaatgaaatatttaatgcGTGTGGAGATGCACATGAAATAAACGAAAAACATATGGATATAGGAACAGCTATTTCAGGATGTGGACCTGcatatgtttatttatttatagaaaGCTTAATTGACGCTGGAGTTAAAAATGGATTAAACCGagatttatcaaaaaagtTAGTTTTGCAAACTCTTAAAGGATCTGTTAAAATGGTTAAAGAATCTGATAAACCAGTTCAACAATTAAAAGATAACATATGTTCTCCAGGAGGTATTACAGCTATGGGTTTATATACCCTTGAAAAAAACGGCTTTAAATATGGAGGTAATTAAATACGTATTTTAGAGTATATGGATATGTATATCTTTGTGGATATGTTTGTGAGGTTTATGttaataatgatttatgtgtatatctttttatattcctatgcattattttgttaatttggataaatatttttgtatttttttttaccctttttatatagttATGGAGGCAGTTGATGCTGCTTTCCAAAAATCGAAATCAATGAGCTAGTTCCATCACATTccaaaaatggaaaatattgacataaataaatcaactataaaaattgtcCCTTTTATTCGTgattttgttaaaatagaggaaataatgtaaaattAACGATTTATTAAGttaccaaaaaaaaaaatatatatatacatctCAAACATGTAGCACTTATAAAAACGATGTAAAGACGAATATAGCAAACTATCTTGAAGAATGCTATTAATAGGTAttgcaaatatatatgtatataatattttgctTTACATATTTGTTAAACAATCACAGaacaaaatatgttaacaaaattaaaaaaaatgagcaaataaaaaaatatgtagtattataaaaaaattgaaataaacttaaaagaaatttctatgaattatatagacaaaaacaaaaaaatgcatacaTATGTTGTATGCAAGTTTACAAATAAACTTCCATATGGAAGAAAAAcataacatatttatacatatattattaccaTTATATCGTGTATTTGCGTATACTTTTTAtgtatcatttttaaaaaatatatttctcaGCACATtaaatatcatatttttttttatttcgagTGAATCTGGATTGATTgacttaaaaaatttgtagTTAATGCTATAAGAACTCATAATGTCTTTaatattcctttttttaattaaatctGAATTTTCGACAATGTTAGGTAAATTTTGTTCATCATTATATAAGCAGGGTtcgttattattattttttttataattattttttatggcatttgtattattagtATCAGTTTTGGTGAAATAATCCgatttctttatattcttATTATTAGAATTATTTCCCATGCTGCTTTGTCCGTTGTCCTCGTTTTTTCTACATGTATTTCCAATTTCATGTTTTTGGTGATTATCTTCATTTATGTGTGAAATTTGATTGTTTTGATCAGGGGGGTATGGGATGTATTTCTGAATATTaatatcataataatttgtaggattttcattaattgGAGAAATTTGATCAgtatgaaaataaagatttttttttaataaaataaaatatatttcatttaacAAAACTCTAATACCTGTATTGGGTGTAACATTAACATAATTACctgtttcttttttttttttaataaataaattatttttgttcatattttctaatttttttataaatttattattactattattataaaataaattagtaaaatattgaaaaaaaccATTTGGTGTATTTTTACTTTGTGgaaaattattactatttctgtttattatatctaAAATTTCATCGATATTTGTTATgtcaaatttattatcatcattcaagaaattaaaattaaaatcaCTATATATGTTTCCATGCGTATTGTTCTGGGTTTCTTTGTTATCTTTTGAATCcgcattattatttttagtaggattaatattattattttttttattttcatgttTCATACATTCACTTTCGCTGCTGCatgaatttttttccaaacTTTCATCCTTATCAATGTTACTATTTTGAAATGAGTCAGTTATTGGAGATTCTTCTCTATTcattgattttttattttttggaaaaaaaaagtcatatatttttgatttaataTGATCTATATAAGAAGGATtccaaatttttttttggtcttgcatatattcttttacattttttttatcttctaatatatttattaattgaaTTAGTTTTTGttgattatatttatcGTCTTCAAAATATCTTTTTCCTATTTGCTTCAATTTAGTAATAATTTCAGATGATGTTTCGtctaattttatattgttaataaaacaattaaatcgaaagtatttatttttatctaataaattattacatatGTCATGAGTTAGTTCTGTATTTGTAATGGAAAAGACAATTTGTTTTAACAATACGTCCCATCTTAAAAATGTATCTTgttctttattttcattatattcgTGTATTATTTTGGGTTGAAATTTTCCAGTTCCTATACTTACTATACAATCGATAtaatcatttaaatttattgtaTCATTTTGTTCTGTTTCACttatattgtatttttttacagaataatattttattttattaaatatattgtttttttttttatttaaataattataaaaaatcaattTCATTTCATTTAAACTTATTAGAGTAGGAttattaaaacatataGCTCCATcagcatatatattatcatcaaaagaaaaaaaattaaaaaaccCAGGAGCAGCTGTAGTACATcttaaaacatattttacaaaaatattataaaaacttttatatatgcttaCGTCatgaatattttgatttatatgaattttactattttttattttgatgctatcatttaaattttctcTACTATTGTAATATTCATGTAAATTTTTGTTATCTTCTAAATTAGCATGACCTTGAACTTCTTCTCgatttatattatctttattattattacttttaGAATAACTATTACTTATATCCACAACTTTACTATTGTCTCCAATATATTCagatatatcatatttatgtgAAACAGAGCCactatttaatatatcagTTGTTTCCCTTTTAACTGTATTAACCATTTGTTCACTTGGTTTGTTTAATTCTGTTATTCTATTTAAATTTacatgataattttttaatatgacAGGTTGAACTGGTGTAATATTCATTTGTGTTGAGACAGTAAATACATATGGAGTGAACAAATCGGAATTATAATGAAACATTTTcgtatttttaaaaaatgtatttagaatattatttaacaCATTTGAATCATAATATGAATGTTTCAATAAATATCTAGTATTTCTAACTGCATATGTATccttttgaaatattttattaattaataaattatataaaaattctatttcatttaaatgTGCCTTTTCTAAGCCTATTAATATAGATATGATGGCTCCTGTACTTGTTCCACAtattatatcaaaatattcaaataaatttttttttaaatgactATTAAtgcattttaaaatttcaaTTGATAATAATCCTCTAATACCTCCACCATCAAGACATAAGATTcttaattttctttttcttttatgtttcatatttattaaactttctttaaatttattgaatgctatatattctttattattaaaattgtatatgtatatttttttttctttttctgaatttttctttttgttttcttctTCCATTTTAGTGAAAGCATTTGTATTAGTGTTATGATATGTgccatttattttgtttgtcATGTCGTTTaaaactttattttttactttatcTGTATATTCATTAATGTCAGATGAATAAtaagtattattataactGTTTTTTACCTGATTATTATTCCATGTTTTGctattatatgtttttaatttttcattgtctttattatttaatgtgTGTGCATCATATGCAATACTATCCTTACCATTGGGAACATTCTCATTggaaaaagtaaaatatttttttagttttgAAACAAAATTTGTAATAGTATCATTGTAATAatgcataatatttttttggatACTATTTTCTTTCATTAAATATCCATGTGATTTTTTTTCGCGATCTGTAAAAActatatcattatataaatcgAACATATTAGCTCCTAACgcttttaatataatatttgtttttctgATAATAATTAGATCTTTATGTTCACATATAAAATgcctattatatatattatttaattttttcttaactattttattgtCAATCAAGAAttgttcttttttttcatcacgAATATATAACGAATTTTggtttttgtatttattttcaaaaaatagagacacattttttaagcttgtaattaatttttcatttttttgtagatttttaataaaatccTCAGCTTTTATATCCTCTAAATATTTTGCAATATTCTTATAAAGAATCATAAATTTCtcatttgttttgtttttttcttttatatgattaatatataaatgctgttggaaagataaaatatacaatattcTTAGCACAAATGTAATATTcgatttatttaaattattacttacattttttgataatatatcaattattttattcatattttcatcgtttaaaatagtataataaaacatattataaattatagaGTTACGATTTTctattaatatttcatataataattttaataacttatttgtaaaataactatttatatctaaatagttaaataatgattcgatataattctttattaattctaaatgtaaatatggattactattattaatagGATTATTAGACATCactaaattattttcttcattattcattttaaaattttttaacatatcTAAATTAAAGTTTAAATATCCcattaatacatatttatccATTTCTTCTGATTCATTTTGTCTTTCatcaaattttaaatatattttatcatacCCTTCAATATTGCTAGCCTTATGCTCAcgttttttataaatgtgAAGATTTTCTTCGATATTTTTTACGAATTTGTCGACTTTTAGATAATTGTATGGATTATTTGTaatactttttatattgtttgAGAATAGTggattattaattatattattaatatcattaCTATCGAATGATTCTATAGTATCTTCCTTATTTATTggcattttattattttcgttTTCAATAGGTAGAATTACATCTTTTAATAAgggattttttttaaccaatattaataatcccatatttaaaaagttGCTACTCTCCTCCATTTTTACATCGGTCTTATTATTGatatcttttatattaatattatgatCCTCATAAACTACAttaacattattttcatcatattcatttccactatttgttttatttttcgaaTCATTTTCCAACTCATCTTCTTCAAGTATTTCATCAGATTCGTTTATCgcgttatttttatttgtttttctgttttctttttgaaaattttcttctacatttttttcatctacACATTCGTGGTCGTTTCTTGTTCttaaatgatttttttcctttcgttcttcatttttttggtCTATTTCGCTACCTGTTTTATAATAACCATTTGGTGTTactttttcatcattttcttttatattaaaatttgtatcATTCACATTTCTTTCATAGTTTAATATATCCGTATCATCTTCGGCATAATTGTCGTATactttataataattattacaattataatcatctcctatattttcaattggaattccttttttttttaattttgtaataGTGTTATCTATTAAATATTCCGATTTACTTTCCCCAGATTTTTCgctaattttttcattcgTTATTTCTTCATGTTTCATTTTGTAAACCACTATTccattttgatttttttgaaaattaacaattatacttgttaaaatattatcttTAGAATtcttattaaaataaaaaggaacGAATGTAATATGATCATTTGGTGTCTTTATTACCTCATGTATTATTTTgctcatatttttatatttcatttcttcatcttttttattttgaaatgaAATGTCATTTTGCTTCGTATAATTAACAATGGGATCTTCTGTTTGTTCGCTacccttttttatttcatatatgctctcatttttttggtCACTTTTCATTTGCTCATaatcatcattattataatattttaataagtttttgatataattttcattgttattttgtttgttttttttgttgtcatatattatattgtctatattttttaagtcTTCATTAAAATAGTTTAATTGGCTAGTACTATTAGTATAAGCTTTATAGATATCATTGtcataataattatcaatattattatcctTATTGttgttaaaataataagaatgATTAGTATGATCATCCCTTATCATTTCAGTGTCATTAgaatttccatttttattttcttctgataaaattatatcgTTTTGTCCCAATTGATAATATTCTAATTGTCTTTTTGCATATTGTTGATCTTTTAAAATACtgtcattattataattatattgttcatttaatttattttctatttttaacttttcttcttttacttttaataaaatattttttcctaaatggaaaattttatttttaatatcgtctatatcattttttttcttaatatcattttctcttttaatttgttcacctataatattattatcttgATCTATATAATGTTTTGTAGTTTCATCAggatttttaaaaaatgaagtaaaataatcaaaaacCGAATTTGCTTCTTTATGCTTCtctttatttcctttttcatttaaaatattcataataatatatattaaag
This window harbors:
- a CDS encoding pyrroline-5-carboxylate reductase, putative, translating into MENIKLGFLGLGQMGLALANGISNSNIIKKENIYYYSPSKKNTDFVYMNSNAEVAKKCDIIICAVKPDMASYVLSDIKTYLASKLLISICGGLKIKSLEQVVGNDAKIVWVMPNTPCLVGEGTFIYCSNKNVDAQNKKYVNEIFNACGDAHEINEKHMDIGTAISGCGPAYVYLFIESLIDAGVKNGLNRDLSKKLVLQTLKGSVKMVKESDKPVQQLKDNICSPGGITAMGLYTLEKNGFKYGVMEAVDAAFQKSKSMS
- a CDS encoding T-complex protein 1 subunit delta, putative, producing MADVAKGKSSENLNRNEKQNDVRQMNILAAKAVADVTRTSLGPKGMDKMIEDGKGGVIITNDGATILKEMAVAHPTAKMIVELSKAQDVEAGDGTTSVVVMCGSLLSVCKNLLDKNIHCQKISESFFEASVKSLEILREMSIPIDLNDKNMLIQNAITSLNSKVVSHNSSLLAPIAVDVILKITDINNDKNVDLNNIRIVKKLGGTIEDTEIVDGLIFTSNKICKKAYGIKNLSQAKIGLIQFCLSLPKTDMDNTVVVKDYNSMDRLLREERVIIAKMVKKIASTGCNLLLIQKSILRDAVNDLALDFLAKAKIMVIKDIEREDIEFISKTCNCVPVASLDYFTPDKLGYAENVVTESVGYGEIVKITGVESKNTISVLVRASNNMMLDEAERSLHDALCVVRSLVKERAILPGGAAPEMELSQKLYQWANTLKGSKQICVKAFSDALELIPYTLAENAGLSPLHIVTELRNKHAEGHKYYGINIRTGTISNMIDENVIQPLLVTSTAIKLATETVMMILKIDDTVVCR
- a CDS encoding patatin-like phospholipase, putative, which codes for MTKNVYILFVYIVYVFLHIFSSSLRMQKNLFKYITPISKKINLIRIKKINIFRKERKQKNIHVFNDAVNKYIGFDAFLKKLNNVSSSQDKLNYINLLHKIIEDKKCEYFLFSNNYMRIIIYILNERFLMIKKNEYKNDATEYQIIYKLLLIFNNLTKYRNFYHVILNDYTHKNVKMSLIYIIMNILNEKGNKEKHKEANSVFDYFTSFFKNPDETTKHYIDQDNNIIGEQIKRENDIKKKNDIDDIKNKIFHLGKNILLKVKEEKLKIENKLNEQYNYNNDSILKDQQYAKRQLEYYQLGQNDIILSEENKNGNSNDTEMIRDDHTNHSYYFNNNKDNNIDNYYDNDIYKAYTNSTSQLNYFNEDLKNIDNIIYDNKKNKQNNNENYIKNLLKYYNNDDYEQMKSDQKNESIYEIKKGSEQTEDPIVNYTKQNDISFQNKKDEEMKYKNMSKIIHEVIKTPNDHITFVPFYFNKNSKDNILTSIIVNFQKNQNGIVVYKMKHEEITNEKISEKSGESKSEYLIDNTITKLKKKGIPIENIGDDYNCNNYYKVYDNYAEDDTDILNYERNVNDTNFNIKENDEKVTPNGYYKTGSEIDQKNEERKEKNHLRTRNDHECVDEKNVEENFQKENRKTNKNNAINESDEILEEDELENDSKNKTNSGNEYDENNVNVVYEDHNINIKDINNKTDVKMEESSNFLNMGLLILVKKNPLLKDVILPIENENNKMPINKEDTIESFDSNDINNIINNPLFSNNIKSITNNPYNYLKVDKFVKNIEENLHIYKKREHKASNIEGYDKIYLKFDERQNESEEMDKYVLMGYLNFNLDMLKNFKMNNEENNLVMSNNPINNSNPYLHLELIKNYIESLFNYLDINSYFTNKLLKLLYEILIENRNSIIYNMFYYTILNDENMNKIIDILSKNVSNNLNKSNITFVLRILYILSFQQHLYINHIKEKNKTNEKFMILYKNIAKYLEDIKAEDFIKNLQKNEKLITSLKNVSLFFENKYKNQNSLYIRDEKKEQFLIDNKIVKKKLNNIYNRHFICEHKDLIIIRKTNIILKALGANMFDLYNDIVFTDREKKSHGYLMKENSIQKNIMHYYNDTITNFVSKLKKYFTFSNENVPNGKDSIAYDAHTLNNKDNEKLKTYNSKTWNNNQVKNSYNNTYYSSDINEYTDKVKNKVLNDMTNKINGTYHNTNTNAFTKMEEENKKKNSEKEKKIYIYNFNNKEYIAFNKFKESLINMKHKRKRKLRILCLDGGGIRGLLSIEILKCINSHLKKNLFEYFDIICGTSTGAIISILIGLEKAHLNEIEFLYNLLINKIFQKDTYAVRNTRYLLKHSYYDSNVLNNILNTFFKNTKMFHYNSDLFTPYVFTVSTQMNITPVQPVILKNYHVNLNRITELNKPSEQMVNTVKRETTDILNSGSVSHKYDISEYIGDNSKVVDISNSYSKSNNNKDNINREEVQGHANLEDNKNLHEYYNSRENLNDSIKIKNSKIHINQNIHDVSIYKSFYNIFVKYVLRCTTAAPGFFNFFSFDDNIYADGAICFNNPTLISLNEMKLIFYNYLNKKKNNIFNKIKYYSVKKYNISETEQNDTINLNDYIDCIVSIGTGKFQPKIIHEYNENKEQDTFLRWDVLLKQIVFSITNTELTHDICNNLLDKNKYFRFNCFINNIKLDETSSEIITKLKQIGKRYFEDDKYNQQKLIQLINILEDKKNVKEYMQDQKKIWNPSYIDHIKSKIYDFFFPKNKKSMNREESPITDSFQNSNIDKDESLEKNSCSSESECMKHENKKNNNINPTKNNNADSKDNKETQNNTHGNIYSDFNFNFLNDDNKFDITNIDEILDIINRNSNNFPQSKNTPNGFFQYFTNLFYNNSNNKFIKKLENMNKNNLFIKKKKETGNYVNVTPNTGIRVLLNEIYFILLKKNLYFHTDQISPINENPTNYYDINIQKYIPYPPDQNNQISHINEDNHQKHEIGNTCRKNEDNGQSSMGNNSNNKNIKKSDYFTKTDTNNTNAIKNNYKKNNNNEPCLYNDEQNLPNIVENSDLIKKRNIKDIMSSYSINYKFFKSINPDSLEIKKNMIFNVLRNIFFKNDT